TAGAGCTAAAGGTAGAAATAATGATAATATAAAAGACATCAAAAGAACTCGTCTTAAATTGACCTGCACGAGCTTCTTTTTAAAGAACATCTCATTATTTCTCAACTTCGCACGCAAAGTAATCCCTACTCTCTAATATATTTTTATACTAATTAACTCTCTTATATATTCCACTTTGCTTACTTTGATAAAATTCGATTTTAATCTACAATATCTAATATATTATATCATACATATTTTGTAAAAACAACCTTGTTCCCTCCATATTATGGATACTATTTAAGCGTGACATCTTTTTTATTGACAAATTAAAATGAAATCACTAGAATAGTTAGTGTCCTAACAATTTATAGAACATCTGTACTGATAATATTAATGATTCGTTGGTAACGAAAGGGGAAAACGTGGGAGATACGAAAAGCATTTTAATTTCAGTAAAAAGATTATCCAATAAAATGCAAAGGCTTTTAAGCAATTTGCAAGTAAGTCGTGGAGAAGAAGCCTTAACAGGAATGCAATGCGGTGTGCTTGTTTTTATTCGTGAATATTCAAAAACTTCGGATGTATTTCAAAAGGATATTGAAAAAGAATTTAATATTCGTGGTTCAACAGCTACTGGAATTTTGCAACTAATGGAGAAAAATAATTTAATAGAGCGTGTGCCAGTAGATTATGACGCACGGTTGAAAAAAATTATTCTTACTGAAAAAGGCATTAACACAAGAGAAGAAGTCGATCAGTGGAATCTTGAAACCGAAAAAAGATTGACTAAAAATTTGACACCCGATGAAATAGAAACCTTCTTGGCTTTAATTGATAAAATATCAAAGGGGTTAGATTAAGATGTCCACTAAAAATGTGACTGTTACAAGAATTTATTTTGTAACAGACTATTTTTTTTACAAATGACTAACTAATTAAGTGTTTATGCGCATCCTTAACGGAGTATTTTTATTTTAAAAGACAAAATTTCTTACGAAAAAGATACATGCTTGCATGTTGATTTAATAAACATTACAAATGGAGGGATTTAATAGGACAAAGGTTGAAAGAAAATTAATAAAGGAAAGGATGTCACACGTATTCTTTCAGTCTTTAATTGTGACAATCATTGGTGAAACTATGATAAAGCGTTTAATGAAATGTATTAATGAATTTAAAAAAGAATCTATCCTGGCACCATTTTTGATGATGTGTGAAGTAATATTAGAAGTATCGATTCCTTTTTTTATGGCTTTAATCATTGATAACGGAATCTCCGTTCGTGATATGAATTACATTGCAAAAATGGGAACCATTTTAGTAATTAGCGCATTACTCTCACTATTATTTGGTGCACTATCAGGCAAAAATGCAGCAAAAGCTTCTACTGGATTTGCTAGAAATTTAAGAAGGGAAATGTATTATAACATTCAAAACTTTTCTTTCTCTAATATCGACAAATTCTCAACATCCAGTCTTGTAACAAGATTAACAACAGACGTAACAAATGTTCAAAACTCTTTTCAAATGATTATAAGAGCTATGGTCAGAGCCATTTTTATGTTATTCTTCTGTTTGGTTATGGCTTTTAGAATCAATCCAGAATTAGCAACTGTCTTTTTATGTGCAATACCTCTTTTAGGTATTGGTCTTTTCTTCATAATTAAAAATGCTCACCCAATTTTTAGAAGAGTATTTCGTATATACGATAAACTTAACAAAGTAGTCCAAGAAAACTTACGTGGTATTCGTGTTGTAAAATCTTATGTTAGAGAAGATTTTGAAAAAGAAAAATTCCAATCAGTTTCAGAAGAAATTTATCAAAATTTCGTAAAAGCAGAAAAACTATTAGCATTTAACAGTCCAATGATGCAAACTGTAATGTATACCTGTATGATTCTTATCTTCTGGATGGGCAGTCATATGATTATTTCAGGTAAACTATCTACTGGAGAGCTTATCAGTTTAATTGCATATATTACACAAAGTTTAATTAGTTTAATGATGCTTTCTATGGTTCTAGCGATGATAACTATGTCAAGAGCATCCGCTGGCCGTATTATCGAAGTTCTTGAGGAAAAGAGTAACCTTCATAGTCCAGAAAACCCAGTTATGGAAGTAAAAGATGGATCTATCGAATTTGATAACGTGTTCTTTAGCTATAGTGCAAATGCAGAGAAGCACAGTTTATCTGAGATAAGTTTTAAAATAAAATCTGGAGAAACCATAGGTATTATTGGCGGAACAGGAAGTGCAAAAAGCTCCGTTGTACAATTAATTCCTCGTTTATATGACGTTACAAAAGGCGCTGTAAAAGTCGGCGGCGTTAATGTAAAGGACTATGATCTTGAAGTTCTTAGAGATGAAGTTGCAATTGTTCTTCAAAAAAATGTACTATTCTCAGGTACAATCAAAGAAAACTTACGTTGGGGTAATCCAAATGCAACCGATGAACAGTTAATTCATGTCTGTAAATTGGCACAGGCTCATAATTTCATCATGGAATTTCCTGATGGATACGATACTTACATTGAACAAGGTGGTTCTAATGTATCCGGTGGTCAAAGACAAAGACTTTGTATCGCAAGAGCATTATTAAAGAAGCCAAAAATATTAATTTTAGACGATTCTACAAGTGCAGTAGATACTAAAACTGATGCCCTATTGCAAGAGGCATTTAGAAAAGAAATCCCTAATACAACAAAAATTACAATTGCTCAAAGAATATCATCCGTTGAAAATGTTGACCGCATCATTGTATTAGATAACGGTAAAATCAATGCAATTGGTAATCACAAAGAATTACTAGCAACAAATAAAATATATCAAGAAGTGTACTTTTCACAAAAGAAAGGAGGAGAAGACGATGAAACAAAATAAATCGAAGAAAAATAAGACCCAAAATATGAACATGGGAAAAACTGTTCGCAGATTACTTACTTATGTTACTGGTAAGTATAAATTCGAACTTGTTGCTGTTTTCATCTGTATCCTACTTTCTGCCTTGGCATCTGTTGCAGGTTCCTTATTCCTTCAAACATTTATAGATGATTACGTTGCTCCTATGCTTAAAACTGGTAGTCATGATTTTACACCATTATTCAAGGCTCTTTGTGTAATGGCAATCATTTATGCGGTTGGTGTTATATCAACATACCTATACAACCGCTTAATGGCTATCATTGGACAAACAGTTCAAAAGAACATAAGAGATGATATGTTTACTCATATGCAAACCTTACCAATACGATATTTTGATACACACACTTATGGCGATGTCATGAGCCGTTATACAAATGATATTGATACGCTAAGACAGATGATAAATCAAAGTATCCCTCAGATGTTTAACTTTATTGTTACTATCACCTGTGTATTAATCGCAATGATTTTTACCAGCATTCCTTTAACGCTTGTTGTTTTATTAATTACTGGAATTGTTTACTTATTATTAGATCTCATTACAGGTAAATCCAGAGCATACTTTCAAAAACAACAAAAATCACTTGGTAATGTAAATGGCTTTGTGGAAGAAATGATGAACGGTCAAAAAGTCGTAAAGGTATTCAACCACGAAGAAAAATCAAAAGAAGATTTTGATGCCTTGAATGAACAGCTTTTTGAAAATGCGAAAAGCGCAAATATATTTGCAAACATTCTTATGCCTATCCTTGGTAATATCGGTAATTTTCAATATGCTGTTTTAGCTATTGTGGGCGGTATTTTTGCTATCAATGGTATGGCTGGTATTACTGTTGGTTCCATTGCTTCCTTCTTACAGTTAAGTAAGTCTTTTAGCGGTCCTGTAACTCAGTTTTCACAGCAATTAAATTCAATTATTATGGCATTAGCAGGTGCAGAAAGAATCTTCCAGTTATTAGATGAAGAACCTGAAACTGACGAAGGATATGTTACTCTTGTAAATGCAAAATATGAGGGTGACACCCTAGTTGAATGTAAAGAAAGAACTGGTATATGGGCATGGAAACACCCTCATGGAGACGGTACGATTACCTATACTAAATTAACTGGCGATATTCGATTCTTTGATGTTGATTTTGGTTATACCGAAGATAAAACTGTACTCCATGACATATCACTTTATGCGAGACCTGGTGAGAAAATTGCATTTGTTGGTTCCACTGGCGCAGGCAAAACTACAATTACTAACCTTATCAATCGTTTTTATAGTATTCAAGATGGTAAGATTCGGTATGATGGAATTAATATAAATAAAATTAAAAAGGATGATTTACGTAGATCCTTAGGCGTCGTTTTACAAGATACCAACTTATTTACAGGTACGATTATGGAAAACATACGTTATGGTAGATTAGATGCTACGGATGAAGATGTATATGCAGCTGCTAAACTAGCAAATGCTCACGATTTCATCACTCGCTTACCAGATGGATATAATACATTCATAGATGGTTCCGGTGAATCTTTATCCCAAGGACAAAGACAGTTAATATCAATTGCACGTGCCGCTGTTAATAACCCTCCGGTTATGATATTAGATGAGGCAACTTCTAGTATTGATACTCGTACTGAAGCAATTGTACAAAAGGGAATGGATGCTTTAATGCATGGCCGTACTGTCCTTGTTATTGCACACAGACTTTCTACAATTCAAAATTCAGATGCTATTATGGTAATGGAATCCGGACGAATTATTGAACGTGGAAATCATGATGAACTTGTAAAACAAAAAGGTAAATACTATCAACTTTATACAGGCGCATTTGAATTAGAATAACATTCTAATCGAATAGCAATCTAATAGAATAACATTCTAATAGGATAACATTCTAATAGAATAATAGTTATCAATAAAACTAAATATTAAATTCTTCATTATCTTATTAAATAAGCACTTAAAATACTTATTGTATTTTAAGTGCTATTTTTATAAGCCAAGAATCTTTAGATATGTTTTTACTAACAACTCTCAAGTATCTCATTAAAACTTTTAACAGATAATATTTTACTAGGATCTCAAATACTTTAGTACTTGATAACGCAAAGGCTTTATGATAATTGTTGCTATTATAATCTTAATAATATCTCCCAGAATAAATGGAATAACTCCTGCTAACAGTGCTTCTTTCACTCCTAAATCTAATTGCATGCCCAACCATACAGTGCCAATCCCATAACATCCAATCGTCCCTATTATCATTCCAAGCACTGTAAATAAAATATTTCCATTGGTCTTAGAAATAAAAAAGCCAGTACAAAAGGATATAATTAGATAGCCTATGACATAACCACCGGATGGACCTACGATAACCCCAACGCCAGCAGACCAACCAGCAAACACAGGAACTCCTACCATTCCAAGTAATATGTAGATAATAACACTAATCGTACCTAACTTATGTCCTAATACCCCTGCACATAAATACACAGCAAACGTTGCGCAAGAGATCGGGACTATACTAAACGGTAATGGAATTGCAATAGGTGATAGTATACAAAGAATGGCAGCCATCAATGCAATTAATGTTAGTTTTAAAACTCTTTGATTTTTCATTGTATTTTAATCCTCTCATCTTCCTATTTTTTAACATTATAATTTATCTTATGCAATATTGTCAACTATAATTTATTTATAGGTTAACAATTAGAATTTAATATTTGCAGAGATTCCGATATCTTAACTCTTTTAAGGAAATAAAATAAATAATGTGCTACGCACATACTGATACGCTGTCACAAAGGTGACTAACTACCTTAACGTGTCATGATCATCCTAAACGGAGCATTTTTTACAGAACAAAGGATTTATACTTTTACTTCTTATAAATAAAAAAGGAAATGAATCTTAGAGATAACCTTACTCTAAACATTCATTTCCTTTATCTATTACTTTATATATCTAATTATTATAATGTTCTTATGCTTTTCCTACTGAACCAAATAATTCCATTTTTTCTTTAACAGTAGCCTTAATAGCCTCTACACCAGGAGCTAATAACTTACGTGGATCAAATCCTTTTCCTTGTAAGTCTTTTCCTGCTTCAACATAAGTACGAGTTGCAGCTGCAAATGCTAACTGACACTCAGTATTAACATTAATTTTAGCAACACCTAATGAAATTGCTTTTTTAATCATATCTTCAGGAATACCAGTACCACCATGTAAAACTAATGGCATATCACCTGTTAATTGTTGAATTGCATCTAAAGTGTCAAAGCTAAGTCCTGCCCAATTCTCAGGATACTTACCATGAATATTACCAATACCTGCTGCAAGCATTGTTACACCAAGATCAGCAATTTGTTTACACTCTGCTGGATCAGCACACTCACCAGCACCAACAACACCATCTTCTTCTCCACCTATAGAGCCAACTTCTGCTTCAATAGATAATCCTTTTTCTTCGCAAATTTTAACAAGTTCTGTAGTCTTTGCTACATTCTCATCGATTGGATAATGAGAACCGTCAAACATAATAGATGAAAAACCTGCGTCGATGCACTTCATACAACCTTCATAACTACCATGATCTAAGTGTAGAGCAACTGGAACTGTAATGTTAAGTTCCTCATCCATCGCTTTAACCATAGCTGCAACTGTTTTAAATCCAGTCATATATTTTCCTGCTCCCTCGGATACACCAAGAATAACAGGGGAATTTAATTCTTGCGCTGTCTGTAAGATAGCCTTTGTCCATTCTAAGTTATTAATATTAAACTGTCCTACTGCATACTTTCCAGCCTTAGCCTTAGTAAGCATTTCTTTTGCTGATACTAACATTTATCTTCCTCCTTTTATTTGTTAAAATTTTGACTATTACGGTGTTTATAAATCAAATCTTTTATCTCTCTTGTTATTATACATTAAAATTTTTGAAAAAGAAATATAAATATACCTGAATTATTCATGTAAGTAAATAACAAAGTTAATTTACTGATCTTTATATCAGCCCGTTGTTTTTTACTTTGATTTTATGATTTTACTTTTTTTAACAGTCAAAAAGAAAGGAATTTAACTAAGGTATTATTACTCTCTTTTTTTAACTGCCAATGTGCAACTCACTATCTACTCTAATAACCTTTGTAGTGGTCTTAGTGAATGTATTTTTGATAAAACCTCATTAAATTCATTTTTATAAGGGCAACTACTGCATAACTTAAAGATTAGATAGCGTGATTTCTTCGTTAGCCTTGCTGCTATTTTTATAAGTTTTAAACGAATTGTATCAACTTGAAGATGTCTCATCTTCTTTGGTAAAACCATTCGACGAAACCAATTGAATATGTTATATGTTAACATATTGATTTGGAGTCGATTTTGATTAGTTATGAAATCATGATTTGGCATAGCATTCATATGAAAGCCTAGTTTTGCTTCTTTAATCATGTTTTCCATAGTCCCTCGATTACAATAAAAACGTAAAATATCCTGGGCAGGAATCTCCATATTTGTAACGATGAATGTATAATTAGCTACCATTACTCCATATGGTTTTTCAATCTTGCAAACAATTCTACGAGGATATGCCCAGCTATCAGCAGCATACATGAATTCAGTATAAGTGCAAGCGTAATCAACAAGATTATTGTTTAATGATTCCATAAAATCATAAACATCACCTTCAACCATCTTACGTAAGCGTGCTGATTCCTTCATACGAATAGCAAAACTCACACCATTGGTCTCTAACTTTTCATAAAGCATAACGTCTGCGAAACCACTATCACCTCTTAAGAATAGTTGAGTATCTGGATAATTATCCATATATTCCAATAGGAGAGGATACAAAAAATTATGTGCGTCCTTTGAAGTGTAAGTATTTCCTGGTCTTAACTCAGCCTTTAATAAATCCTTAGTTAACCCATCAAATACTAATAATGGATGATATCCAACGTTTTGATAATGAGTATTATAGCTACTACCTTCTTGCGAACCATACGTAGTAAATGAAGTAGAGTCGACATCAAGAATGATCTGTTGTGGTTGTTCATAAGAATAAATCTTCTCACGTAATAGTTGATGAAGAACATCCATCTGCACAATACAGATGTCATCAAGACGATTCATAAAACGGCTTATTGTAGGTTGAGATGCCAATCTTTCTTTCGAAAGAATTTGAGTAAATATAGGATCAAAAGCCAATTCATCCGCATCATCATCTTGAAAGTACCCAGCGATGTTTTGAAAGATACGTTGCATGAGTATGGATGAATCAGAATGAATACGCTGTTTTGTATCAGTACTAAAATTCTCAGCAATGATAGAGGGGATCTTTAGTTTATTTATATATTCATAGAGTAAAAGTAATCCAGAATCGGAGGAAAGTTCTCCTCCATTAAAATTTATTTTAATACGGTTATTGCATTCTAAGTGTAAATCCTGTAAACTAGACATATAAGGTTTCTCCTTTGTTTGATTTTGGGTCGCACTTAAATTTTAACAAAGAAGAGGCCTTTTTTCTATATCTAGATTTCACTTTTTAGGTGAAAGTAATAAATGTATGAAACTCAGTATTAAAAAGGTATTGTATCATGCTAACAAGGTCAGCATGAATAATTCAGGATATATAGTACTACTGTCTATTTTTCTTCAATTGCTGCTTTAAACGTATAATTTTCAAAAAATCATGTGTATCATTAATACCATAATCTCTTAAGAAAAATTCAAACTCTTCACCAAATTCGAATTCATCACTTTGCATAAACTCCCAAAGTCTTTCATCAAATTCATCCTCATCAAAGGATCTATCATAGCCTTCCATATATTCTTGTAATTTCATAAAATCACTCCTTTTGTTTATCCTAGCGTGCTTATCCATGCCCTTAAATAAGCACATATATCATTAACTTTCCGTAAAATATCTTTTAATTATAACAGGATATAAAGCACACACCCAGAGAACCAATAATGCATAACGTACAATGTTTGCAATGATGCTGCCGCCAATTAAATACTTTAATCCAACTTTGATTGCAACTGCTCCTAATATACCAAGTACAATTTTTAGTATTTTAACTGAATATTTACTGTTTCTCTCCTGAAAACATATAAAACGAGTTTCTATATACCACCCGATAGAAAAACCAATTCCTGCACCGGCCGCTTTACAACAGTCCTCAGCATACTTAAGCTCTATAACTCCAGCCTTTAATAAGACAAGAGCATAAATCATAACACTACAAGATATTAGTACCATAATGATTGATATCATCAATTTATTTGATTCTAAAAATTCATCCTTAAATATTATATGTGTAAAATATATCAAAACACTTGATATTAAGAATGAAACAATTACATCTTTCGGAGTATGTACTCCTAAATACATTCTAGAAAATGCAACACCAATAATGATTAATATGCACAGCAATCGTTTCCATTGCTTTTTTGTATTCATAAATAAGGTCCCAAACAATGCTGTGGCTGATTGTGTGTGACCACTTGGAAAAGAATATCCAGTAGCAGTTTT
This portion of the Clostridium sp. Marseille-P299 genome encodes:
- a CDS encoding MarR family winged helix-turn-helix transcriptional regulator; its protein translation is MGDTKSILISVKRLSNKMQRLLSNLQVSRGEEALTGMQCGVLVFIREYSKTSDVFQKDIEKEFNIRGSTATGILQLMEKNNLIERVPVDYDARLKKIILTEKGINTREEVDQWNLETEKRLTKNLTPDEIETFLALIDKISKGLD
- a CDS encoding ABC transporter ATP-binding protein — its product is MIKRLMKCINEFKKESILAPFLMMCEVILEVSIPFFMALIIDNGISVRDMNYIAKMGTILVISALLSLLFGALSGKNAAKASTGFARNLRREMYYNIQNFSFSNIDKFSTSSLVTRLTTDVTNVQNSFQMIIRAMVRAIFMLFFCLVMAFRINPELATVFLCAIPLLGIGLFFIIKNAHPIFRRVFRIYDKLNKVVQENLRGIRVVKSYVREDFEKEKFQSVSEEIYQNFVKAEKLLAFNSPMMQTVMYTCMILIFWMGSHMIISGKLSTGELISLIAYITQSLISLMMLSMVLAMITMSRASAGRIIEVLEEKSNLHSPENPVMEVKDGSIEFDNVFFSYSANAEKHSLSEISFKIKSGETIGIIGGTGSAKSSVVQLIPRLYDVTKGAVKVGGVNVKDYDLEVLRDEVAIVLQKNVLFSGTIKENLRWGNPNATDEQLIHVCKLAQAHNFIMEFPDGYDTYIEQGGSNVSGGQRQRLCIARALLKKPKILILDDSTSAVDTKTDALLQEAFRKEIPNTTKITIAQRISSVENVDRIIVLDNGKINAIGNHKELLATNKIYQEVYFSQKKGGEDDETK
- a CDS encoding ABC transporter ATP-binding protein; translated protein: MKQNKSKKNKTQNMNMGKTVRRLLTYVTGKYKFELVAVFICILLSALASVAGSLFLQTFIDDYVAPMLKTGSHDFTPLFKALCVMAIIYAVGVISTYLYNRLMAIIGQTVQKNIRDDMFTHMQTLPIRYFDTHTYGDVMSRYTNDIDTLRQMINQSIPQMFNFIVTITCVLIAMIFTSIPLTLVVLLITGIVYLLLDLITGKSRAYFQKQQKSLGNVNGFVEEMMNGQKVVKVFNHEEKSKEDFDALNEQLFENAKSANIFANILMPILGNIGNFQYAVLAIVGGIFAINGMAGITVGSIASFLQLSKSFSGPVTQFSQQLNSIIMALAGAERIFQLLDEEPETDEGYVTLVNAKYEGDTLVECKERTGIWAWKHPHGDGTITYTKLTGDIRFFDVDFGYTEDKTVLHDISLYARPGEKIAFVGSTGAGKTTITNLINRFYSIQDGKIRYDGININKIKKDDLRRSLGVVLQDTNLFTGTIMENIRYGRLDATDEDVYAAAKLANAHDFITRLPDGYNTFIDGSGESLSQGQRQLISIARAAVNNPPVMILDEATSSIDTRTEAIVQKGMDALMHGRTVLVIAHRLSTIQNSDAIMVMESGRIIERGNHDELVKQKGKYYQLYTGAFELE
- a CDS encoding biotin transporter BioY, whose translation is MKNQRVLKLTLIALMAAILCILSPIAIPLPFSIVPISCATFAVYLCAGVLGHKLGTISVIIYILLGMVGVPVFAGWSAGVGVIVGPSGGYVIGYLIISFCTGFFISKTNGNILFTVLGMIIGTIGCYGIGTVWLGMQLDLGVKEALLAGVIPFILGDIIKIIIATIIIKPLRYQVLKYLRS
- the fba gene encoding class II fructose-1,6-bisphosphate aldolase, with product MLVSAKEMLTKAKAGKYAVGQFNINNLEWTKAILQTAQELNSPVILGVSEGAGKYMTGFKTVAAMVKAMDEELNITVPVALHLDHGSYEGCMKCIDAGFSSIMFDGSHYPIDENVAKTTELVKICEEKGLSIEAEVGSIGGEEDGVVGAGECADPAECKQIADLGVTMLAAGIGNIHGKYPENWAGLSFDTLDAIQQLTGDMPLVLHGGTGIPEDMIKKAISLGVAKINVNTECQLAFAAATRTYVEAGKDLQGKGFDPRKLLAPGVEAIKATVKEKMELFGSVGKA
- a CDS encoding IS1380 family transposase; the protein is MSSLQDLHLECNNRIKINFNGGELSSDSGLLLLYEYINKLKIPSIIAENFSTDTKQRIHSDSSILMQRIFQNIAGYFQDDDADELAFDPIFTQILSKERLASQPTISRFMNRLDDICIVQMDVLHQLLREKIYSYEQPQQIILDVDSTSFTTYGSQEGSSYNTHYQNVGYHPLLVFDGLTKDLLKAELRPGNTYTSKDAHNFLYPLLLEYMDNYPDTQLFLRGDSGFADVMLYEKLETNGVSFAIRMKESARLRKMVEGDVYDFMESLNNNLVDYACTYTEFMYAADSWAYPRRIVCKIEKPYGVMVANYTFIVTNMEIPAQDILRFYCNRGTMENMIKEAKLGFHMNAMPNHDFITNQNRLQINMLTYNIFNWFRRMVLPKKMRHLQVDTIRLKLIKIAARLTKKSRYLIFKLCSSCPYKNEFNEVLSKIHSLRPLQRLLE
- a CDS encoding phosphatase PAP2 family protein, giving the protein MDFLRYLEGIRTDTLTNVFKCFTWFGEELFVLAILCSLYWCYNKRLAYRICFSYFLSGLAIQTLKITFRVPRPWILDKNFTPVPSAIKTATGYSFPSGHTQSATALFGTLFMNTKKQWKRLLCILIIIGVAFSRMYLGVHTPKDVIVSFLISSVLIYFTHIIFKDEFLESNKLMISIIMVLISCSVMIYALVLLKAGVIELKYAEDCCKAAGAGIGFSIGWYIETRFICFQERNSKYSVKILKIVLGILGAVAIKVGLKYLIGGSIIANIVRYALLVLWVCALYPVIIKRYFTES